Below is a genomic region from Argiope bruennichi chromosome 3, qqArgBrue1.1, whole genome shotgun sequence.
TCTATAATGTGTGTAAAagtgatttttgaattaaaacctgaaaagcagaatattaatttttaatattgtaatatatttcaccaagaaattataaacagtatttttatatacattatttaaaagtattttcagaatgtatttcttgtgataaattatttaatggatatttgaaaaaaattatgcagttaCTAATAGGATTCTTAAATTCCTGAAAACAGTTTTACTGCAAAATAGTATAAActgttttgattataaaaattctccatttaaacaattttgctATAAACAttcttctttcataatttattctaatagacgaatatgttataaatatttttaacatattatctGTGAAGTGGACTGATAGATTAAGTTGTCACTTTTAAATTAACCTCAGAGTAAGATATGCACTTGTCTCATATATTttcaatgcaaataataataataatttatggcatcaaaataaaaatgatacttcaaaacaaataattacaacatgatatatatagatatatgtataaatttccaTTGTCAAACTCCTTGTAGTTTTTGTCTGATTATTAGTTATGAATACCTAGTTATGAAACATGCataatattatagatatatttaaaaaaaacaccaggGATAAAAAGAATTGgctattttcttttgttgaaagtGTAAGAATGCATTATTGATAGAGCTCCTCTAAAAAGAATGGAGTTAAAGTTCTTATTCCTATGCAATTATATGATTCAAAAGGActtaaaaaatcatcatttcaataataatatctGATTTTTGTGGTATTCCTATGAagatattggaataaaaatcttttattgcttaaagtataatatttcaaaaaagtttttatctgaaataattaatatatgaatatttcaatatcttatatatgtaagcattattttttgtgaaacagAATGCAGGTGcaacaagcagtgaagagactttgtatcttaagttcattttattctcttgcgggaggcaggcatgatttatttacaagaaggtgcGGACAAGGCATGTCCACTCTCTGGGCGGCACAAAAGCAAAAGTGgggaagaaagaataaataaattatccctcgtcttatataacatgagatattcatactaaaaatattttttcatagtgctaatatattattaagattctgatagggatttctgacgcatgtcaatcacaagtaaggggaacacagggatcttttaaaaagaatgtgcttactggacatttttctatccagTCATGTGAAAGTGGAAATGTAAggatttttacaaagtttctcttgaattaattaaatagaaatagtggaatcggatcaggaaataaaagaatattttagaatgaagttactacgggttaaattaaaataaaatcttggaaattaattaaattgaaattaagagtttaaaatatcattacaatcctccctcccccccccccacacacacacaccgcaATACGTGGAAGTGCATCAGGGCCCTTTGACACACTACCATACCCTACAGTGATGTCTGGGCAAgaggttaatatttaaatgtatattgaaaGCGACACCTAAGTTTCTCTTACCTTTACATCAATacagaaatcccattcatcatATTACATTAGAAGCACAAAAAGGCcaataattatatttgtgaaaatattatatgaaaatcttaataatcaagagtaataacaaaatattaaaaattaaaggatattgtGCAAACACTTATTTACTTAGTTACACTTATTAAACtcaattaataaacttaatttgatgAAGAAATTCTATGGTAGACttgcttatattattcttaaattctagaaAGTCTGACTCtacaagattattaaattagaaataaaatattaaattattaaataaaacatcaacaTTGATATGATTTCACCCAAATGAAACATctgtataattataatttaaataaattattttagctgTAAATATAAATAGAAGATTCAAAACTTCATGTAAAAAACGTGGacatgaaaataatacttgtaaaattgaatggtttcatataaaactttgggaaatataaatgaatgtaacaTTCAGGTATTTccaataaatcatttggaaatgataataataattgcaaaattcaaaaatatcaaatgaaaaacttggaactaaaattaataaatgcaagatTCAAAGATTTCgaacaaaacacttgtgaattAATGTAGCAAACACatgattcaaaatactcttatgataaaatatttgggaaataataatataaacaaaatatttggataactgaaaaataaatacgtatatttgtatttataaacatGTATTTTGACACAGTGATGATAGAGGGTAGCTTAATGATTGTCAGAGGTGTAACAATTTCCCCTGAGGCATTTActtcattattctaattatcatgtgccattatgaagtatataaaaatcttgtctgttattttttttcattcacaaggtctgtatgcatattaaaataaaaagcaatcggACGCAATAAATACCAGAATATAGTTTAATTACAATCAGATGTGTAACACATTTCCTCTGAGGTACTCACTAAATTTCTCTGAtatcatttgtcatttttttaattaatttattcattctttaatttaaaaaccttgaagttagataaatttaattaaatgaaatttatttgggGAAATCatctttcttgattttaataacatgtaaacaaatttcaaattcaacaaattataatattatgaataaattttaaataatagatatgaaaaaaattaaaaacatcataacattttaaaaaataatatgaaaatatcatttgcaattgtactataattggaaatttcaatttaaaataaaaacaaaagtacaGAATATAAATCTTGACTTTCACTCGATGAGTCAGTTGatggatacttttttttaaaacactattcacttttttaattaatcacaaaaggcaattttgagcactggacTGGCACAGTAGACTACTGAAGAGTAAACGGAAGATGAGCAGTATATTTTGGTGATAATGTAAAGcacaagtgatattttgaaatctGGTTGATTCAGTTTGACTCTGGAGACCACTGGTGAGTAAAGTAGACGATTATTCTATTGTAGTAATAATGTAAAACacaagtaatattttaagaagctGGATGAATCATGGTACACTAAGAACTTCTTGAAGATAAGCAGCACAAATATAAAGGTATTGAACAGCAGAACAGGAATGTCAGATGAGGTCACACTTTACGGAAGGAGTGGAGATGAGCAGCAGGGTAATTCAACGGGAACTGGACCGGACCCTGAAATATGGACGACAGAGGATATTTATTGCATCGGCTGCGTGGACTTTCAGCGTCGCGGGAGACAGAGGTAGTATGGAACCATCTTTGGAGCACGGCGAGCTGCGGAAACGCAATGCAACGACGAAACCTCACCAGCGGGTTTAATTCTAATTCTCTTGAAAATTTTGCACAGGAAACTATCtttgtcgactaaataatatgtaagctGTATTTtctgtgaagcagaatgcaggtgcgACAAGTAGGGAAGAGACTTTGTATctttaagttcgttttattctctcgcGGGAtgcaggcatgatttatttacaagaaggcgcggacaaggcacgtccgctctctgtgcgacacaaaagcagaagtggggaagaagcaagaaataaattatcccttgtcttatataacatgagatattgatagaaaatatactttttcatagttttaataGGTATTTCTGACGcctgtcaatcacaagtaagggagacacagggatcttttaaaaagaatatgcttactggacatttttcaaTCCCGTCACgcggagcgtgtgaaagtgcaaatgtaagcatttttacaaagcttctcttgaattaattaagtagaaacagtggaattggatcaggaaataagagaataatttagaatgaagttactatgggctaaattaagattaaaccttggaaattaataaaattgaaattaagagtttaaaatatcattacatatataagaaATGTATCTATAGttgcatttaaatcaaaattttattcttttaattctcaTATCTAGTTACTGtaaaattttccagaaatatttggactttcatatcagattattataatacaaaatttcatatttatcatattaatttaagtattttcagGTAAATCATTTCTTTGGCCATCAATGTTTTATGCCTTACATTCCATCACTGCATTGCATGCTCTCAGTGGTATGTCGATACCAATATATGTAGCTATAAAAAGATGTGCACCAATAGTGACACTGTTACTATCTATTGTGCTCCTAAAGAAAGAACTGcctagtaaaaaaataattttagctgtTATTCTCATTTCAAGTGGATGCATTTTAGCAGGTAGGAAATAGTTTTTgtctttaatgtttaaaaaagaaatgtaaatccataacaaattatattcataaaaaatacacttcattaaaaaaaagcagaatcattttaaattgttcatGCTTTAATGTATAATCAAGATCTGTAGTGCcactaaaagtttttaataattgctcGTTTTTAATGTCCTTATATAAAAaccttaaaagtgttttttttttcccatgtacctattttttttctgaaaataaaaaaaaaatcatatgccaGCTTTTTCTGATgatatgattatattttcttaacaatatCTGAGTTTTCAAGGGAAAATGTGGTACATTGGTGGAATGTTAGAGTCCAGAggtccatattaaaaaaatttccttagttTAGAGGAATGCTgttaatatagagaaaatatatttctttcattgatttGACTTTTTCTTAATCTCCGTTTGCTTATCAAGGTTGAGGTAAAATGTCTCATTTTAgggattattttatatattcctaAACAATTACAAGAGTTTATTTCTAACAGAACTTCAGCTCATTGTTACTttgattattctttattatatttcaacattattattagggaattgtttaaatatttttatgcattcgaTTCTAGTAAATTAGGCTTTAAAACAATTTGCTAGGAAAATGATTATTCCTAGCAAAATTTAActttcagaaatgaataaatacattgaacGGCTGTTTGGGGGTGGAGAAGAAGGTTAAAGAAATTGTTATCAATGACATAAAGAGAAGGAacttttaatctgattttttttatctctgtacAGAAAGAAATATATCTTTAGAAGAGAAATTGCTAATTGAATACAAAGCTAATAGATTTGCTGAACATGCTACGAACTTTTCATTACGGACAAAACCATGAACGTGGTCCCTTTTTTGAGACTGAGAGCactgtgtaatttttattttgcaatatattttcaaaaaatagaagtGAAAGGAACAGATAACCTTTTATGACATATCTAGGAGTCATAATCTTTcagataaaagtaaaattaacaaaaatctgtatattagatatttaatgagTATGGCTGCGCACTCTGCCAAAATTATTCTCTGTAGAGAATGTataggaaaataacattttttggaTTTTTCTCAATGATAGGCTATGGTTGAGAGTTGGAAATTCACTTAGATGCATCATCAAGTGTCATTAGCTCTCATAtggattaaaaattgataaaatcattGCTACGGCTGGAAGAATGGTAATTTGTTTTATctattatcttaaatatatacattgtgGGCAAGCAGCTCGTTGCTGAAATCATTTAGTTTGTAAGAAAACTGAACAGTTGAAACTGTTAGgttatgaaatttgtaaaaaaaagaaagaaaaaataatctttttatatagttaataaaatgttcatgatttttaaatcttatatttgtttacttatgttcttaacattttttctttctttcaagaaATAGAAATGTTAATGAAATGGCAGTGTGATGGTTATAtgcactatctaccaataagtatttggacacccATGCAAATGAGGATATCTGAGGCCCTGATCTATATTACACCTTCTGCACTTAAATATCGTGTAAGAAACAGAATAAGCATTAGTTGCATGAAAGATTCTATGAAATTCAAAACTGTTCTGACTCCGAGAATGGAGTAATTGCCGGATATCATAGAAATAGCCGATCCGTAAGGGATATATCTAgtgaattaaatattccaaaattcacAGCGGCGTTTGTTGTGACTAAGAAGTAGAAGATCAGTGGTGATTGTTGGAATGTGCTTCAGCCCGGGGGATCCACGAAACTAAGAGATAGAGACCGATGAATGCTGTCCAGAGAAATTTGGAAAAAGCGCATCAAACCAATGGCCCACATACTCCAGGAGTTCCCGCAAACATCCCGGACTGTTATTTCGATAAATATCATCCTCAAAGAAGCATATTGGCTTTGGTTTCCACAGTCGTGTTGCCACCCATAAACTTTTGATTGCAAATTCCATTTATGTTGCTCGGTTGAGGTGGTGCAAAACATATCGAAATTGGACATAGATGAAACAGGTTTTCTGAAGTGATAAATCAAGGTTCAATCTCTACCAGTCAGATGGCAGAGTTTGGGTTTGGCTTATGCATGAAGAGTGCTTTCTGCAAGAATGCATTTTACCTGCAGTTAAGTTTAGTGGAGGTGGAATTATGGTATGGGGATGTTTCTCATGATATGGATTGAGACCTTTATCCCAATTCATAGTAAATTCAATACCGACTCCTACTCCACTATTCTAAACAACAATGTGTTTCCGTCGCTGTGACGGTTTTACGGGTTGGATCATTGATATTTCCAAGATGACAATGCCACTTATCATATTGTGAGTTCCACCATGAATTGGTATGATGATAATGGAGTAAACCAACTGTACTGGTCTCCCCAGAGTCCAGACTTGAATCCTATAGGGAAACTGAGACAAATTGGATCGCCGAATTAAGGGGTGCAGCAACTGTCCAAAATCTGTGAAAGAAGTTATATGTCTTCTCCAAGCTGAGTGGAAGAAAATACCACTATCCATCAGTCAAACACTTGTGGAAAGTATGCTCCTGAGGGTTAAGGCTGTAATTTCCTCAAGTAGAGGATTTACCAACtactgaatatgaataaattgtgtttgtctttctcttttattacaggtgtccaattacttattgATAGATACTGTGTGAGGggatgcgtgtgtgtgtgtgtattacaGATAATTGTAGCAATAAAAGTGCTTTAgtaagatttttcataaaaaccttatgaaaaaaataatttaaatgttggtAAAGAATATTTAGTAATTACTGATGAtattctatgtttatttttatataaaactggatatttttttcagaacttcATGCATTTCATCTTAACACATAATTCTGCAATGGAAACCACTatactaatataaattattattttttctctaaaagtactttttttttcaagataaaatttcgTTACTTACcttgataatttatattaaaatatattaaattttcttcattgatTCATGTCTCTTttgaagaagggaaaaaatttatGTGTTCAACTTCTTATAAATTCTCACTTACTGATCATTGAATTCTTACTCCACCTACTGGTGTCTtgattaagaaatattcttaGGGTTTTATTTTCATTCGCATCCCGACTGGAAATTTCATGAGGATCCTAAAATGCCCCGCAAATAGTAAGGCTTGATTTGAGACAGCAGCTGTCCTCAAACTGCCATACCACATCAGCAGAATATTTAATCTTCAACAGATTTATCATACTCCAGACTTTTTAAACTGCAGATCTTGAATGGAATGGTCTTTTTATTTCCTCACATTCCATCCATGAAGCTTATGTTTTTCCTCAAGACTATCATAGCCTAAGTTGTAAGAAATTATAGTATCAGCTTTTCTTCTGTGAAACACTTTTTTCGaagtgaatttttttacattaaatttattaaattgaaaaagaaggaGTAAAATTCCAGAGCAATCTGCTATTTAAAGAAAAggaatgttaaaaaagaattcactAAATTGTAAGGAATAAACACTCCAAATGtgtaaacattatatattttaaactcttgtttaataaatcaattaaataaaaaaattactcattatatttttataggttTGGGTGATATAGAGCTTGACATAAGAGCTTATTCATATGGAGCTTTAAGTGTTGTGGCACAAGGTATTTACTTAACTCTAGCACAAAAGAGCTTAGAAGAAATGTCAGCTTTACTTGTTTTATATGTAACTGGCTATAACACTGTTCCATTATTTATCTTTGCTAGTCTCTTTTATGAAACTCAAGAAGTCTTGCAATCTGAAAGCTTTTCAGGtaatacagaattattttattttacataaaatatattaacttagtaaaatatttaataaggaattttgtatattatttaaacattcaatACAATTACTCGTTTCTAAGTTTTGAGGAAATATGCGCTTTCTTGAACCCACCGcgaattaataaactttttgaagctaatataaatattatcaatggCATTCTAAATTCGTTActtttgttgaaagaaaaaaaaaagatctgtaACATAAAGAAATACATAAGTGTTCAAATAAACAGTcctataataatgaaaattaaaggaTGAAccgaaaaaagaaatgttttgcaAACGAAATCTATTTAAAGAAGTAATGTTAATcgctaaataaattattgttaactTTAATGTACAAATGAAAGAGAATCTGAACAAAGTTCAATCTGGAAACAGGATTGAGTTCCTCTTCTGTATGTAATGAATCTACATTATGTAGTTGgtaatttcgattaaattattaTAGGCTGAAAAATAAGTTATGACAAAGTTGCATGACCATCTATTTAATCATTCACTCAAATtaatcaacagtttttttttttttttttccttgcttttcATCAAAAAGAGCTATCATGTTGGAATCAaactttaaaagttaatataataatattttatttaaataacttaaaaattaaagcaaatagagggacaaaaaaaattaataatataattttggtcttaatgaaaaaatacataaattatgatatatagcaaagaaaaagcaaaagaatacaaaatttttactaaacctcatatcttatttaaatgtgaaattgcACTTGGACAAAAAATTATCATGGTGATTCTTACAGTGAAAGAGACGATAGAAATACATTTgcttaatttatatctaaattaaatatcataaatggCATTCTTCATATCATATTACTTTTCACTGGATAAAAGGTGCTTATCAGTgactttcagaaattttcaattagattCAATTCTGTTTGGAccagtccaaatatttttttttctggtgccAAGCTTTACCTAAAATGGACttatacacacatttttttatggaaaaatcaTATATGTTTGTGTAAATAGTTATATAAAGATTTCTTGCATACTTTGATACATATGTGTCTAAGCATTTGAAATAAACTCTAGTACTGGTGAATTTATTCCTGCCCAAGTCATCCCCAACTTTTCTCCATGAGGATCCTTAGCAAAGTACACTGGTTCTTTCTGCAAATCATACCAGTTTcttccagatattttttaaaggttcCCTTATTGGGTGGTCAGCCGACCGAAAAACGGGGAATGATCAAGTAATTCTAagatatctgaaaatttattttaaaactggttttttaaaagatttttataagtattatctTAGTTGACAATTAGCGTAATTAGTCTGAATAGAATGGAACATCATTGGCAACAAGTGGCAGTCATTTATTGAAATCGAAAACGGAGGCCATTGGCGTTTCTGCGCACACTCCTGGCAGCGAGATATGTACCTGAATTTTCTTGTGTAGAATCGTCAGCGTTGGTGCTTTCAGTTCTGAAATACAACTGCTCTGCTTCTGCTGACTGTTTTGAAACCACTTTCTTCATTACgttcttatattttatgttatgcactttatcttgtttttataaatatacatcgTGATTTCTTACATAATGTATATTACCAGGATATTGTTATTGATTCATTGTATTTCGATCCAATCGCGAGTGAGGATGGAATTAGCATTCGTGTTCTTAATCAGAATGATTTAGAAACAATAAAGTTAGTTGTATTAACATTCGGATTGGCAAtggagaagaaagaaaatgaatcaccgtaattaatttatttttagataataatttccaaaaaacttttttttagaacGTCAAGTTACGAAATACATAAGAACGGTATAATTAACGAAAATAGTTTTGCTTGTTCTTTCTAAAGAAAATGCAACATAACGGAGGCACAGCTCATATGAATGCTataattttcagctttaatgggcttatttttaaaaaactttttcatgtGCGTATAAAGAAAAAGTGTTGTTACTGTCAAACAAATCTTCATCTCTAAATTCGAAAAACGTCTTCATGAATTCCCTGAGTCTGAAAAgcatattttggaattatatggATCTGCCTGTGAACATGTGACCTCTAACTCactttaagctagatggatgaaattttgcatgtggtCTCTACaccaaatatatagatttctatcaaattctgtacaaaattcattaaaaggaagtctgtctatttGAGAATTggtgaatacgataattacaaaatataatgagTTAGATGGATAACATCTGGTATGCTGACTTACCAGACGTTATTAAGTTGAACGGGTAgataaatatcacattttcacTCAAATTCATCTAGGGATTCGACGCCTATCAGTTTGTAAACTCTTCGTTCGCATGCAAACGTTATAAAACACAACAATTTAGATGGGTTATGATCTTTTTATTGTGGTCGCGTGTGTCGCATTTTGGTTTCATTCCGTCGAAAAAAACGtgcccaaaatgcatattcattttcaCAAAGCACAAACATATTCGGTCTCACACATTTTTCAAAGCACATATGTGCAGGACTGAACACTTGTGGTATTTAGGGAGGAGGTGGTGGACTacgctttttttaaaagtatacgaGTGTGAATTTCAAGAAACCAGTCCAGCTAATTTCTTTTTCGAACGTAAAGTGGATCGTATTATGAGTTGCgaacatttgaatttcatgttgATAATgcccaaaattattttaaattatatataaaatattgaatagcattccttattagcacaaaatattgtgCACTTTCTCCAGGATATTCTAAATACCAGCTAATATCGcgaagatatcgtaacaatgttgttaagcattttgtgctaatagggttaTAATGTAGggttaatttattgtaaataaatgtttgacacaagaattaatttatttttccatctcggggaaattttaattgaattagaaaatatcggaagtattgcttttttttttttttttttttttttttttgcttgggtATGTTTTAATTTTCCGAATATTGGGAAATAATGcaaatcatttgtaaaattacGGGATTTTCAAAGTATCATAATGCTAATTTTTCGCTTTGGCTAATGTTGTCctccttttatttattgataatcctgtgtatttttaaaaagctttcctTGATAAGTAAAACtcttctgaataaaataatactaaacacattatattaaaatttgttgtcTGATATGTTATAcagatataattttcttcaatatatctcatcttctcaaaataatatttaaaaaaagaaaagaaagaaagaaatattaatatttttttataagtccGATAAACGGTCGTTTCCGAAACGCAAGATTATCACATCttgatgaatgaataaaattagcgcgttttcatatttctttgttAGGCCTTTCTTTTGTtccattttatgcattttagaccgcggtggcctggttgtaaggtctcgccttcggaaccggagggctttaGGTTctaaacccgattccaccgaagaaccgtcgtgcaagctggtctggtgcacgttaaaccgtCACGGCCAAACATCCTACCACTGGTGTGGAGAGGgcgggggtgccagctcaggtgtcgtcttcgtcatctgaactgagattcaaaattacgaggtccgtcccaaaatagcccttgtgttgctttaaaacgggacattaatataattaaactaactaactgaaaattaaatgcattttctgcaTCCCCTACTCAGGGCCGGCCATCGGGGTGGTCCGGCGGGTGCTATACACCGAGGCCCCCACAgtcattaagaattaaaatgttctgaataataataacGTTTACACATACTGAAAGTCTACGCTTGTTTCCACGTGGCTGGCTGAACTTCGACTTACGCTGTTATTGGGCAACGATCGCAGTGATACCTACAAACGGAGGAAGGGAAAGGgagttcatttatgaataaggagATCCCATTCAGATATGTTAAGACAGAGCggattattaagtaaatacgatccTGTGCTAGcggatcatataaacaaaataataaatttgaaaaatagaattgtgcatcatttagaacatagttcaaaagaacaaattatctctgcattaggaaatgaagtccttaacaaaattaaagacaatGCAAATGCAGCTACGTATtatagtatccaaatggattctatttctgatatttcccataaaaaataaaccagtctttattaggtatgtaaattttgaagaaaaaagattaaGTATAAAAGACTCAGAGTAGGGTTTATTAAAGTAGTAGGGTAACTGCTGTAGCTGGAGAAGGACCAGCAAAAGCTCTATTGGAAAATATTaagtgagcttgatttagatCTCATGATTTATAGAGGGCAAGCATATGACAGCGATAGCATGAAAGGGAAATAGAAAGGTCTataatctagaataattgctctaaaccctcatgcaatttatgtgtATGCCTGGCCTATcatactcttttaatttattaatttg
It encodes:
- the LOC129962669 gene encoding uncharacterized protein LOC129962669 isoform X5; its protein translation is MNSAFYIPRYSLKLGKSFLWPSMFYALHSITALHALSGMSIPIYVAIKRCAPIVTLLLSIVLLKKELPSKKIILAVILISSGCILAGLGDIELDIRAYSYGALSVVAQGIYLTLAQKSLEEMSALLVLYVTGYNTVPLFIFASLFYETQEVLQSESFSDLGFIAYFTIQVVIGVLLNYSLFLCTASNSALTTSLVGVLKSILQTTIGFFTFGGIKFNVINIFGIVINMFGGIMYACAKYTEKYTTIVQSNVKPI
- the LOC129962669 gene encoding solute carrier family 35 member D3-like isoform X7, coding for MKQSIGNYVSHEGKEHGSKSNKEIMQSISSALLYGICSTSMAFINKLVMTSYKFDFPFLIMTCQMMFCIIFIEFLRMNSAFYIPRYSLKLVFSGKSFLWPSMFYALHSITALHALSGMSIPIYVAIKRCAPIVTLLLSIVLLKKELPSKKIILAVILISSGCILAGLGDIELDIRAYSYGALSVVAQVSFMKLKKSCNLKAFQI
- the LOC129962669 gene encoding solute carrier family 35 member D3-like isoform X6, giving the protein MKQSIGNYVSHEGKEHGSKSNKEIMQSISSALLYGICSTSMAFINKLVMTSYKFDFPFLIMTCQMMFCIIFIEFLRMNSAFYIPRYSLKLVFSGKSFLWPSMFYALHSITALHALSGMSIPIYVAIKRCAPIVTLLLSIVLLKKELPSKKIILAVILISSGCILAEIEMLMKWQCDGYMHYLPISIWTPMQMRISEALIYITPSALKYRVRNRISISCMKDSMKFKTVLTPRME
- the LOC129962669 gene encoding uncharacterized protein LOC129962669 isoform X4 is translated as MNSAFYIPRYSLKLVFSGKSFLWPSMFYALHSITALHALSGMSIPIYVAIKRCAPIVTLLLSIVLLKKELPSKKIILAVILISSGCILAGLGDIELDIRAYSYGALSVVAQGIYLTLAQKSLEEMSALLVLYVTGYNTVPLFIFASLFYETQEVLQSESFSDLGFIAYFTIQVVIGVLLNYSLFLCTASNSALTTSLVGVLKSILQTTIGFFTFGGIKFNVINIFGIVINMFGGIMYACAKYTEKYTTIVQSNVKPI